The segment TGGTTTATTTTGGTGCACCATCCTTTTTGCCTTAGTTTATTTAGCACTTTATCCAGGCATGGGTAGTTTCAAGGGGTTGTATAAATGGTCTTCTGGCCAAGCCTGGCAAACGGAAAAGCAGATTTTTAATGAAAAATATGGACCTATCTTTGCTGCCTATGCAAACACGCCTATTGAAGATTTAGCAAAAGATACAAAAGCGATGGAAATAGGTAGACGTCTATTTTCTAATCATTGCTCAATGTGCCATGGGGCAGATGCGCGTGGGATGTTTGGCTTTCCTAATCTTGTTGAAGGGACCTGGATCTATGGTGGACGCCCTGAAGATATTAAAACAACGATTTTGTATGGTCGTAATGGTGCAATGCCTGCGATGGGTAAAGTTATTCAAAGTGATGAGAGTATAGAGCAGCTTGTTCAATATATTTTATCTCTCAATGGTAGAAAAGCAGACGCGCAAAAAGCAAAGCATGGTGAAGTGCTCTTTAAGCGCTCTTGCGCACTTTGTCATGGTGAGGATGCCAAAGGCAAAAAAGAAATGAGTGCGC is part of the Candidatus Berkiella cookevillensis genome and harbors:
- the ccoP gene encoding cytochrome-c oxidase, cbb3-type subunit III, coding for MSHFWNWYVIIIVSVAIIGCACLLQWTKTYKVKDIKEGEKLDHEFDGIVELNNPLPRWWFGLFWCTILFALVYLALYPGMGSFKGLYKWSSGQAWQTEKQIFNEKYGPIFAAYANTPIEDLAKDTKAMEIGRRLFSNHCSMCHGADARGMFGFPNLVEGTWIYGGRPEDIKTTILYGRNGAMPAMGKVIQSDESIEQLVQYILSLNGRKADAQKAKHGEVLFKRSCALCHGEDAKGKKEMSAPNLTSNVWTYSGTPLGIEMTIRNGRQGQMPAHINILGEEKVHLLAAYIYGISNKTESR